Below is a window of Flavobacterium sp. N2820 DNA.
TATTGGTAACAACGTATTCATTGGGCCAGGGGTTCATATTTACACTGCAACGCATTCCACAAATGCAGTGGAAAGAAGAAAAACAGAATTTGCAAAACCGGTTTCTATTGGCAATGATTGCTGGATAGGAGGAAATGCTATAATTTGTCCGGGTGTCACAATTGGTGATGGTTGTACAATTGGCGCGGGTTCAGTTGTGACCAAAGATATTCCTGCAAATTCATTAGCCGTTGGAAATCCTGCGAAAGTGATTAAAAAATTAAATGAATAAAAAAACCGATGTAAATTTGTTTGTCATGCTGAACTCGTTTCAGCATCTCAAAGATGAGATATGAATCGAGAATCTGACCCGAGCTTGCGAATTGACGAAGTAAACAAGTTCAGATTGACAATAATCGATTAATGAAAATGATCTTCTTCAATTTCGAATTCGGCATCTTTTTCCCAAATTTCCATTTCGCAAGGTTTACAATTGAATTTTAGTTTGTATTCCAATTCGCCTTGTTTTAAAACTAAAGGTTCTTTTAGTTTTTTGTCCATGTTTTCACGATGGTATTTTGGGCAACGTTCCAATTCGTATTTGATGCAATATTTGGTGGTCATTACACGAGATTTTCCAGGATCCCATTGCAATTCGAACGCTTTTTCAATTTCGGTTACACCATGACGTTCGTAAAATTTACGAGCAGTTTTATTGGCAACATTGTACATAAAATCCAATTTCGTTTCTGGATAAGGGTGCGATGTTTTTACCAATTGGTGTTCTTTGCGAACATAATTTTTCAAGCGAATTTCTGATAATTGTTCGTAAACTGTTCTTCGCATTTCATTGATTTTTGAAATTGGAAGAAACCAATTTCCAGAAAATTCAATGGTAATTTCATCAGCTGTATACGGTGTAAATCCGGTTTTTGCTAAGTTGATTTTGAAGTTTTCTGCTAAAGATTCGTTGTTTTTTGTTGGCTCTTTCGGGTGAACCAAACTTACTACGCTTACATTTCCATCTTCGTCAGTTGCAATTAATTCAAAACCATTTTCGTTTTCTTTTAATACTAAAGTTGTACTGATTTTACGAACCGCACTGTCTTCTCTTTCTACTAATTTAATGAAAGCGGCATCGTTATTTCTATAGATGAAAGTACCTTCTTTAATTTCTTTCAATACGTTTGGATAGACGATTCCGTTTTCTGCACGGTTGACATAAATTCCTTCGGCTTCGTTGTTTTCGTTAATAAAACACAAACCGTCACCATTATTTAATAACTCGCCATTTTCAATTTCGTATGAATTTCCAACGGTTTTAATCAGTTTTCCAATGTATTGGCCTTTAGATTTTGGACTTTCCCAAGAACCAATCGCTTGATGTCTTTCGTTTACAAAATAATCTGTATAACCACGATTGAAACTTTTGTCTAACGATGAATCAAATAAATACGTGCATTTTCCAGAAGAAGCTTTGGTATATTTATCGCTATTTTCGTTTAAGAAGCTATCTAATTTTTGACGTAAATAAGAAACATTGTTTTTTACATAAACGATATCTTTCAAACGACCTTCGATTTTGAAAGAAACAATTCCGGCTTCAACTAAATTTGGAATTTGGTTCGAAACATCAAAATCTTTTATCGAAAGTAAGTGGCTGTTTTTGATTAAAGTGTCGCCATTTCCATCAATTAAATTATAAGGTAAACGACAATTTTGTGCGCAAGAACCTCGATTTGCAGAACGTTCACCATTGGCAACACTCATATAACAATTTCCGCTAAACGAAACACATAATGCGCCCGTTACGAAGAATTCTAATTCAACATCTGAAGCTTCACTGATTTCTTTGATTTGGTGCAAGTTTAATTCACGTGCTAAAACTACACGTTTGATTCCGGCATCCGCTAAGAATTTAATTTTATCAGCATCACGATTATTGGCTTGCGTACTGGCATGAAGGACAATTGGAGGCAATTCCATTTCCATGATTGCCATATCTTGAATGATTAAAGCGTCGACTCCAATATCATACAATTTCCAAATCAGTTGACG
It encodes the following:
- a CDS encoding peptidase U32 family protein, yielding MKKKIEILAPAKDLIQGIAAINSGADAVYIGAPLYGARSNATNSVEDIAELVKYAHLFNAQVFVVINTILYDNELENCRQLIWKLYDIGVDALIIQDMAIMEMELPPIVLHASTQANNRDADKIKFLADAGIKRVVLARELNLHQIKEISEASDVELEFFVTGALCVSFSGNCYMSVANGERSANRGSCAQNCRLPYNLIDGNGDTLIKNSHLLSIKDFDVSNQIPNLVEAGIVSFKIEGRLKDIVYVKNNVSYLRQKLDSFLNENSDKYTKASSGKCTYLFDSSLDKSFNRGYTDYFVNERHQAIGSWESPKSKGQYIGKLIKTVGNSYEIENGELLNNGDGLCFINENNEAEGIYVNRAENGIVYPNVLKEIKEGTFIYRNNDAAFIKLVEREDSAVRKISTTLVLKENENGFELIATDEDGNVSVVSLVHPKEPTKNNESLAENFKINLAKTGFTPYTADEITIEFSGNWFLPISKINEMRRTVYEQLSEIRLKNYVRKEHQLVKTSHPYPETKLDFMYNVANKTARKFYERHGVTEIEKAFELQWDPGKSRVMTTKYCIKYELERCPKYHRENMDKKLKEPLVLKQGELEYKLKFNCKPCEMEIWEKDAEFEIEEDHFH